In Buchnera aphidicola (Lipaphis pseudobrassicae), a genomic segment contains:
- a CDS encoding YchE family NAAT transporter, translated as MNISIFDLSIYIKFFIGLCALVNPIGMIPIFTTMTHGQSTLERKKTNLIANFSASLILIMSLFFGSNILSAFGISISSFRIAGGVLIISIAFSMISGEFINKIKKVKEKKENQTSDNISVVPLAMPLIAGPGAISSTIVWSTYYSTWMNLLGCSLVILLFSFICWLCFQVAPCVVNILGKTGINIVTRMMGLLLMSLGIEFITIGISTVFPGLLN; from the coding sequence ATGAATATTTCAATTTTTGATCTATCTATATATATAAAATTTTTTATAGGATTGTGCGCTTTAGTCAACCCCATTGGAATGATTCCTATTTTTACTACTATGACTCATGGTCAATCTACTTTAGAAAGAAAAAAAACAAATTTAATAGCTAACTTTTCAGCATCATTAATATTAATTATGTCACTATTTTTTGGTAGTAACATTTTAAGTGCATTTGGTATATCTATTAGTTCTTTTCGTATTGCTGGAGGAGTTCTTATTATTAGTATAGCTTTTTCAATGATTAGTGGAGAATTTATAAACAAAATAAAAAAAGTAAAAGAAAAAAAAGAAAATCAAACATCAGACAATATAAGCGTCGTTCCTTTAGCAATGCCTTTAATTGCAGGACCTGGTGCAATAAGTTCAACCATTGTATGGAGTACTTATTATTCTACTTGGATGAACTTATTAGGATGTAGTTTAGTTATTCTTTTATTTTCATTTATATGTTGGTTATGTTTTCAAGTTGCTCCTTGTGTAGTAAACATTTTAGGAAAAACAGGAATTAATATTGTCACTCGTATGATGGGATTATTATTAATGTCTCTTGGAATAGAATTTATTACTATCGGAATTAGTACTGTTTTTCCTGGATTATTAAATTAA
- a CDS encoding transglycosylase SLT domain-containing protein, with protein sequence MTSIILIISMIFLTGYSFVNIERYSKIHYVLNKHIIEKSIHYWNNFINDSARKYNIENKLIKSIIYAESSGNPYAKSNSNAIGLMQIKPSSAGVEIYRLNGKKGQPSIQELYNPKINIDMGTAYIRLLQKKLFGIRNKDVMKYAMIVSYVNGVSALLKIFSKNRQEAISIINTMTTKTFSEYVKKNIQQNRPLIT encoded by the coding sequence ATGACATCGATAATATTAATTATTTCCATGATTTTTTTAACTGGATATAGTTTTGTTAATATTGAAAGATACTCTAAAATACATTATGTTTTAAATAAACATATTATAGAAAAGAGTATACATTATTGGAATAATTTTATAAACGATTCCGCACGCAAATATAATATTGAAAATAAATTAATTAAATCTATTATTTATGCTGAATCTTCTGGTAATCCTTATGCTAAAAGTAATTCTAATGCAATTGGATTAATGCAAATAAAACCATCTTCTGCGGGTGTTGAAATATATCGTTTAAATGGTAAAAAAGGTCAGCCATCTATTCAAGAATTATATAATCCAAAAATAAATATTGATATGGGCACTGCTTATATTCGTTTATTGCAAAAAAAACTGTTTGGTATAAGAAACAAAGATGTAATGAAATATGCTATGATTGTATCATATGTTAATGGCGTAAGTGCTTTGCTTAAAATATTTTCTAAAAATAGACAGGAAGCAATATCTATAATAAATACTATGACGACAAAAACTTTTTCTGAATATGTAAAAAAAAACATCCAGCAAAACAGGCCTCTCATTACTTAA
- the ribA gene encoding GTP cyclohydrolase II, whose amino-acid sequence MQLIKTEKAILPTPWGNFFIFGFEEKDNGKNHIALVYGNIKKNTPILSRIHSECLTGDALFSLRCDCGIQLEMAMKIISKAGNGVLIYHRQEGRNIGLLNKIKAYALQDQGFDTVEANEKLGFSADERDFSLCADIFKILKIKKIRLLTNNPFKVQMLSKAGINIVERIPIISETNPKNSFYLKTKAKKMGHLLYE is encoded by the coding sequence ATGCAATTAATAAAAACAGAAAAAGCTATATTACCTACTCCTTGGGGTAATTTTTTTATTTTTGGTTTTGAAGAAAAGGACAATGGAAAAAATCATATTGCTCTTGTGTATGGAAATATTAAAAAAAACACCCCAATTCTCTCTAGAATACATTCAGAATGTCTTACAGGTGATGCACTTTTTAGTTTAAGATGTGATTGTGGTATTCAATTAGAAATGGCTATGAAAATCATTTCTAAAGCGGGAAATGGTGTGTTAATTTATCATCGTCAAGAAGGAAGAAACATTGGTTTATTGAATAAAATAAAAGCATATGCTTTGCAAGATCAAGGATTTGATACTGTAGAAGCAAATGAAAAATTAGGTTTTTCTGCAGATGAAAGAGATTTTTCATTATGTGCTGATATATTTAAAATATTAAAAATTAAAAAAATACGATTATTAACAAATAATCCATTCAAAGTACAAATGCTTAGTAAAGCTGGAATAAACATCGTAGAACGTATCCCTATTATATCAGAAACTAATCCTAAAAATTCTTTTTATTTAAAAACTAAAGCTAAAAAAATGGGTCATTTATTATATGAATAA
- the rnb gene encoding exoribonuclease II translates to MFQNHPLLAQLKKNLHAKTPRVEGIVKSTERGFGFLEIDAQKSYFIPPKNMKKVMHGDKIIALLKIEKDREIIEPEKLIEPFLNKFVGKIEKRDHKLFIIPDYPMLKDLIICQNDTNYINTLQNGDWVVARLTKHKLNGNNFFYAELIEKIIKKDDPLTPWWVTLARHNLARKEPLANKDDFILKENYYRQDLTNLDFITIDNSHTKDIDDALFINQTSDEGFSLIVAIADPTAYIKNDSKLDLIAYQRSFTNYLPGFNIPMLPRVLSEDICSLNPNVRRPVLACHINILKDGNISNTTKFFLAWIKSKAKLSYEHVSDWIEKSGIWKPPNKTIENQILYLHRLCLLRIQWRLKNAVLFKDNLEYRFHFSENGKIVDIFAEKRRIAHKIVEEAMIVANISAANFLSKNLGFGIYNIHSGFDYSNAENVVAFLKNYNLNFTVQEIITLKGFCKLRRVLNVLSNNYIDSRIRRFQSFGDFSTVPAPHFALGFSEYATWTSPIRKYSDMINHRLLKSIINKEKSIKPSEEIKLKISEQRRRNRIAEREISDWLYTIFLQKKEQRNKKFKAEIIDIVRNGIRARLIENGANVFIPGVFLHKIREELTFDQEMGKVFINGIMYYKVSDFIYVTLSEIRLETRSIIAKPED, encoded by the coding sequence ATGTTCCAAAACCATCCATTACTTGCACAGTTGAAGAAAAATCTACATGCTAAAACACCACGTGTTGAAGGCATAGTAAAAAGTACTGAAAGAGGATTTGGATTTTTAGAAATTGATGCTCAAAAAAGTTATTTTATACCTCCTAAAAACATGAAAAAAGTCATGCATGGAGATAAAATAATCGCATTATTAAAAATAGAAAAAGATAGAGAAATAATTGAGCCTGAAAAATTAATTGAACCTTTTTTAAATAAGTTTGTAGGAAAAATAGAAAAAAGAGATCATAAATTATTTATTATACCTGATTATCCAATGTTAAAAGATCTTATAATATGTCAAAATGATACAAATTATATAAATACCCTGCAAAATGGTGATTGGGTTGTAGCAAGATTAACAAAACATAAACTTAATGGAAATAACTTTTTTTATGCTGAATTAATTGAAAAAATTATAAAAAAAGATGATCCTTTAACACCATGGTGGGTTACTTTAGCACGTCATAATCTTGCTAGAAAAGAACCATTAGCAAATAAAGATGATTTTATATTAAAAGAAAATTACTATAGACAAGATTTAACTAATTTAGATTTTATTACTATAGATAACAGTCATACAAAAGATATTGATGATGCTCTTTTTATTAATCAAACTTCCGATGAAGGATTTTCTCTAATTGTAGCAATTGCTGATCCGACTGCTTATATAAAAAATGATAGTAAACTAGATCTTATTGCATATCAAAGAAGTTTTACTAATTATTTACCTGGATTTAATATTCCTATGTTGCCTAGAGTTTTATCAGAAGATATATGTTCTTTGAATCCAAATGTACGTCGTCCAGTACTAGCATGTCATATTAATATTTTAAAGGATGGAAACATATCCAATACAACTAAATTTTTCTTAGCATGGATAAAATCTAAAGCAAAATTATCTTATGAACATGTTTCAGATTGGATTGAAAAATCCGGTATATGGAAACCTCCTAATAAAACTATAGAAAATCAAATATTATATTTACATCGTTTATGTTTATTACGTATACAATGGCGTTTAAAAAATGCTGTATTATTTAAAGATAATCTAGAATACCGATTTCATTTTTCTGAAAACGGAAAAATTGTAGACATTTTTGCTGAAAAAAGACGTATTGCTCATAAAATCGTTGAAGAAGCTATGATAGTTGCAAATATATCTGCAGCTAATTTTTTATCTAAAAATCTTGGATTTGGGATATATAATATACATTCTGGATTTGATTATTCCAATGCCGAAAATGTAGTAGCTTTCTTAAAGAATTATAATTTAAATTTCACTGTTCAAGAAATTATTACCTTAAAAGGTTTTTGTAAACTTAGACGTGTTCTAAATGTTTTATCTAATAACTACATTGATAGTAGAATTCGTCGTTTTCAATCTTTTGGTGATTTTAGTACTGTTCCTGCACCTCATTTTGCTCTTGGTTTTTCAGAATATGCAACTTGGACTTCTCCTATTCGAAAATATAGTGATATGATTAATCATCGTTTATTAAAATCTATTATTAATAAAGAAAAATCAATTAAACCTAGCGAAGAAATTAAATTAAAAATCAGTGAGCAAAGAAGAAGAAATAGAATTGCTGAAAGAGAGATTTCAGATTGGCTTTATACTATATTTTTACAAAAAAAAGAACAAAGAAATAAAAAATTTAAAGCAGAAATAATTGATATCGTAAGAAATGGAATAAGAGCTCGTTTGATAGAGAATGGTGCTAATGTTTTTATTCCTGGCGTATTTTTACATAAAATCAGAGAAGAATTAACGTTTGATCAAGAAATGGGGAAAGTTTTTATTAATGGTATTATGTATTATAAAGTATCTGATTTCATTTATGTTACCTTATCGGAAATTCGATTGGAAACTCGTAGTATTATTGCTAAACCTGAAGATTAA
- a CDS encoding enoyl-ACP reductase FabI, translating into MELLKNKKILITGIFNKKSIAFDIAKSMYSQKARLAFVCQNEKITSRVKKLAESFKSNIVLSCDFSNDVNIKNMCLNLSKIWKKFDGLVHSVAYCPKKFFDGDFIDNITRDGFNISHEISCYSFLGLVKECRKMLNNHSSLLTLSYLGSKRVVPNYNVMGLAKASLEANVRYMAYTLGKHNIRVNAISPGPIKTISSYSIKNFNKIQKHHRSSALIKNSITGENIGNVASFLLSNLSIGITGSVIYVDNGFNVSSIR; encoded by the coding sequence ATGGAATTGTTAAAGAACAAAAAAATTTTAATAACTGGAATATTTAATAAAAAATCAATTGCTTTTGATATAGCAAAATCTATGTATAGTCAAAAAGCAAGATTAGCTTTTGTATGTCAAAATGAAAAAATTACTAGTAGAGTAAAAAAATTAGCAGAATCATTTAAATCTAATATTGTACTATCATGTGATTTCAGTAATGATGTAAATATAAAGAATATGTGTTTGAATTTATCAAAAATATGGAAAAAATTTGATGGATTAGTACATTCTGTTGCTTATTGCCCTAAAAAATTTTTTGATGGAGATTTTATCGATAATATTACTAGAGACGGATTCAATATTTCTCATGAAATTAGTTGCTATAGTTTTTTAGGATTAGTCAAAGAATGTAGAAAAATGTTAAATAATCATTCTTCTTTATTAACATTATCTTATTTAGGTTCGAAACGTGTTGTACCTAATTACAATGTTATGGGATTAGCAAAAGCTTCTTTAGAAGCAAATGTTCGATATATGGCTTATACATTAGGTAAACATAATATTCGAGTTAATGCAATTTCACCTGGTCCAATTAAAACTATTTCTTCATATAGTATTAAAAATTTTAATAAAATACAAAAACATCATCGTTCATCTGCATTGATAAAAAATTCTATCACTGGAGAAAATATAGGTAATGTTGCATCTTTTTTGTTATCTAACTTATCTATTGGAATTACTGGTTCAGTTATTTATGTTGATAATGGTTTTAATGTTAGTTCTATAAGATAA
- the purB gene encoding adenylosuccinate lyase, whose protein sequence is MKLTPLTAVSPIDGRYNHFTCILRSIFSEFGFLRYRLNVEVQWFKKIISMSEILKINNINYKEVFLLDNIINDFDEKDAVYVKSIEKKTNHDIKALEYFLKEKVSKLKNFSSILEFIHFGCTSEDINNIAYGLMLKDARDTIILPLWFKIITILKKMVFKYKNIALLSLTHGQPATPSTMGKEIANFYYRMKSCYAKIKNIKILGKMNGTTGNYNAHLAAYPEVNWHEISKNFVTSLGISWNPYTTQIEPHDYIAEFFSYISLFNTILINFNRDIWGYISLNYFKQKSVEHEIGSSIMPHKINPIDFENSEGNLGLSNALMNHMINKLPISRWQRDLSDSTVLRNLGVAIAYSIIAYNSVLLGINKLEINKSQMLKNLNENWSILSEPIQTVMRRYGITNAYEKLKELTRGKKINRYIIHKFISNLDIPEEEKNRLKEITPYNYIGKASEIVNELK, encoded by the coding sequence ATGAAGTTAACTCCATTGACAGCTGTATCACCTATTGATGGTAGATATAATCATTTTACTTGTATACTGAGAAGTATATTTAGCGAATTTGGTTTTTTAAGATATCGACTTAATGTAGAAGTTCAGTGGTTTAAAAAAATAATAAGTATGTCTGAAATCCTAAAAATCAATAATATTAATTATAAAGAAGTGTTTTTACTTGATAATATCATCAATGACTTTGATGAAAAAGATGCAGTTTATGTTAAAAGTATAGAAAAAAAAACGAATCATGATATTAAAGCATTAGAATATTTTTTAAAAGAAAAAGTTTCTAAATTAAAGAATTTTTCATCAATTTTAGAGTTTATACATTTTGGTTGTACTTCAGAAGATATTAACAATATAGCTTATGGATTAATGTTAAAAGATGCTCGTGATACAATAATTTTACCTTTATGGTTTAAAATAATTACAATTTTAAAAAAAATGGTTTTTAAATATAAAAACATTGCTTTATTATCTTTAACTCATGGACAACCAGCTACTCCATCAACTATGGGAAAAGAAATTGCTAATTTTTATTATCGCATGAAAAGTTGTTACGCAAAAATTAAAAATATAAAAATATTAGGAAAAATGAATGGAACAACTGGTAATTATAATGCACATTTAGCTGCATATCCTGAAGTTAATTGGCATGAAATTAGCAAAAATTTTGTAACTTCATTAGGAATTTCTTGGAATCCATATACTACACAAATCGAACCTCATGATTATATTGCAGAATTTTTTAGTTATATATCATTATTTAATACAATACTAATTAATTTTAATCGTGATATTTGGGGATATATTTCTCTTAACTATTTTAAACAAAAATCAGTAGAACATGAAATAGGATCTTCAATTATGCCACATAAAATTAATCCAATTGATTTTGAAAACTCTGAGGGAAATCTAGGTTTATCAAATGCTTTAATGAATCATATGATAAATAAACTACCTATTTCTCGATGGCAACGTGATCTAAGTGATTCTACAGTACTACGTAATTTAGGTGTAGCCATAGCTTATTCTATCATTGCATATAATTCTGTTTTATTAGGAATTAACAAATTAGAAATTAATAAATCACAAATGTTAAAAAATTTAAATGAAAATTGGTCTATTTTATCTGAACCTATACAAACTGTTATGCGTCGTTATGGAATTACAAACGCATATGAAAAATTAAAAGAACTAACACGTGGAAAAAAAATAAATAGATATATTATACATAAATTTATTTCTAACTTAGACATACCAGAAGAAGAAAAAAATCGATTAAAAGAAATAACACCTTATAATTATATTGGAAAAGCCAGTGAGATAGTTAATGAATTAAAATAA
- the lipB gene encoding lipoyl(octanoyl) transferase LipB, with protein sequence MNQIVQNKIIFFRDLGIEHWSNTFEKMNNFTISRNFYTLDEIWFVEHYPIFTQGQLNQKPNLKYIKNIPIVNVNRGGQITYHGPGQQILYFLIDLKRRKLNIRQLIDIMEKTIITTLNELSIKKAYTKIKSPGVYIHKKKICSLGLRVKKYLTLHGLAINVNMDLTPFSYICPCGDINIRMTQIKEFKKDITLEHLRNILVKILSNFFCVMMVKK encoded by the coding sequence ATGAATCAGATTGTACAAAATAAAATTATTTTTTTTCGGGATTTAGGAATTGAACATTGGTCAAATACGTTTGAAAAAATGAATAATTTTACAATATCTCGTAATTTTTATACATTAGATGAAATATGGTTTGTAGAACATTATCCAATATTCACCCAGGGACAATTGAATCAAAAACCAAATTTAAAATATATAAAAAATATACCTATAGTGAATGTAAATAGAGGTGGTCAAATTACATATCATGGACCTGGACAGCAGATATTATATTTTTTAATTGATCTCAAACGTCGAAAATTAAATATTCGTCAACTAATAGATATCATGGAAAAAACCATAATAACTACTTTGAATGAGCTTTCTATAAAAAAAGCATATACAAAAATAAAATCACCAGGAGTGTATATACATAAAAAAAAAATATGCTCTTTAGGTTTAAGAGTAAAAAAATATTTAACTCTTCATGGTTTAGCTATTAATGTTAATATGGATTTGACACCTTTTAGTTATATTTGTCCTTGTGGAGATATAAATATAAGAATGACACAAATAAAAGAATTTAAAAAAGATATTACTTTAGAACATTTAAGAAATATTTTAGTTAAAATACTATCTAATTTTTTTTGTGTCATGATGGTAAAAAAATAG
- the pyrF gene encoding orotidine-5'-phosphate decarboxylase — MLNPISFNIPKIIIALDFSDKKSAMKLIDLLNPSIFYLKIGKEMFTILGSKFIKELHQLGFNIFLDLKFHDIPNTVFNATKAAADLGIWMLSVHAAGGKKMLTSAKNALKSFKKAPLLIAITALTSLREEELQEIGVKSSLTEYILTLSKLSNDCGLDGVVCPGREAKKIKFLFGNQYKIITPGIRCSKDLLYDQNNIITPKEAKKYKIDYIVVGRSITKSKNPIKKLDLIIKSMQ, encoded by the coding sequence GTGTTAAATCCTATTTCTTTCAATATTCCTAAAATTATCATTGCATTAGATTTTTCTGATAAAAAATCTGCTATGAAGCTAATTGATCTTTTAAATCCATCTATTTTTTATTTAAAAATTGGTAAAGAAATGTTTACAATTTTAGGTTCTAAATTTATAAAAGAATTACATCAACTGGGATTCAACATATTTCTTGATTTAAAATTCCATGATATTCCTAATACTGTTTTTAATGCTACAAAAGCTGCTGCAGATTTAGGAATATGGATGTTAAGTGTTCATGCAGCAGGAGGAAAAAAAATGTTAACTTCTGCAAAAAACGCTTTAAAATCTTTTAAAAAAGCACCTTTATTAATAGCTATTACAGCATTAACGAGTTTAAGAGAAGAGGAATTACAAGAAATTGGAGTAAAAAGTTCATTAACAGAATATATTTTAACATTATCAAAATTATCTAATGATTGTGGTTTAGATGGTGTTGTTTGTCCAGGAAGAGAAGCAAAAAAAATTAAATTTTTATTTGGAAATCAATATAAAATTATTACACCAGGAATTAGATGTTCTAAAGATTTATTATATGATCAAAATAACATTATTACTCCTAAAGAAGCTAAAAAGTATAAAATAGATTATATAGTAGTAGGACGTTCTATTACAAAATCAAAAAATCCAATTAAAAAATTGGATTTAATAATAAAATCTATGCAATAA
- the cls gene encoding cardiolipin synthase gives MNIFFLIQYLIFLIYWLLIANITFRVLIKKRRSIPSSMSWLLTVYIIPFIGISVWFFFGELYLGKRQKKIANRIWSVSNKWLNELKSCTYIFQLKNSEVATSLFQLCKHRQGIYGIKSNKLKLLTNTNKTIETLIRDISLARKNIEMVFYIWKPGGIADDVARALIESAKRGIHCRLMLDSAGSIAFFRSPWVDIMRKSGIQVVESLKVSLLKIFLRRLDVRQHRKIILIDNYIVYSGSMNLVDPCLFKKSSGIGQWIDLMTRIEGPIAAIIGIIYSCDWEIETGLKILPQLPNKTILKSESNKNSSIQVIASGPGFPENMIHQALLTAIYSAKNELIITTPYLVPSEDLLYAICTAAQRGVKVSIIIPLYHDSILVKWASRVFFTELLEAGVKIYQFKEGLLHSKSILVDQQLSLIGTVNLDMRSLWLNFEITLVIDDSHFGKNLFFIQKQYISDSVLLDKKVWSMRAYWTRILENIFYFLSPLL, from the coding sequence ATGAATATTTTTTTTTTAATACAATATTTGATATTTCTAATATATTGGTTATTAATTGCAAATATTACTTTTCGTGTTTTAATTAAAAAAAGACGTAGTATACCTTCTTCTATGTCTTGGTTGTTAACTGTCTATATTATTCCGTTTATTGGAATTTCTGTTTGGTTTTTTTTTGGTGAACTATATTTAGGGAAAAGACAAAAAAAAATAGCAAATAGAATTTGGTCTGTTTCTAATAAATGGTTAAATGAATTAAAATCTTGCACATATATTTTTCAATTAAAAAATAGTGAGGTAGCTACTTCTTTATTTCAATTATGTAAACATAGGCAAGGAATTTATGGAATCAAAAGCAATAAATTAAAACTGTTAACTAATACTAATAAAACTATAGAAACTTTAATACGCGATATTTCATTGGCACGTAAAAATATTGAAATGGTGTTTTATATTTGGAAACCCGGTGGAATAGCAGATGACGTAGCAAGAGCTTTAATTGAATCTGCAAAACGGGGAATACATTGTAGATTAATGCTAGATTCTGCTGGAAGTATAGCTTTTTTTAGAAGCCCATGGGTTGACATTATGAGGAAATCTGGAATTCAAGTAGTGGAATCTTTAAAAGTTAGTTTATTAAAAATTTTTCTAAGACGATTAGATGTCAGACAACATAGAAAAATTATATTAATCGATAATTATATTGTTTATTCAGGTAGCATGAATCTTGTTGATCCTTGTTTATTTAAAAAATCTTCTGGAATTGGTCAATGGATTGACTTGATGACTAGAATAGAAGGACCTATAGCTGCAATAATAGGAATTATTTATTCTTGTGACTGGGAAATCGAAACTGGTTTAAAAATTTTACCTCAATTACCAAATAAAACAATATTAAAAAGTGAGTCTAATAAAAATTCTAGTATACAAGTTATTGCTTCAGGACCAGGATTTCCTGAAAATATGATTCATCAAGCCTTACTAACTGCCATTTATTCGGCTAAGAATGAATTGATTATAACTACACCTTATCTAGTACCTAGTGAAGATTTACTATATGCAATTTGCACTGCTGCTCAACGAGGTGTTAAAGTTAGTATTATTATACCTTTATATCATGATTCCATTTTAGTAAAATGGGCAAGTAGAGTTTTTTTTACTGAATTACTAGAAGCAGGTGTAAAAATTTATCAATTTAAAGAAGGTTTACTACATAGTAAAAGTATTTTAGTAGATCAACAATTGAGTTTAATTGGTACTGTTAATTTAGACATGAGAAGTCTTTGGCTAAATTTCGAAATTACATTGGTAATTGACGATAGTCATTTTGGAAAAAATTTATTTTTTATACAAAAGCAATATATTTCTGATTCTGTTTTATTAGATAAAAAAGTTTGGTCTATGAGAGCATATTGGACTAGAATATTAGAAAATATATTTTATTTTTTAAGTCCTTTATTATAA
- the hflD gene encoding high frequency lysogenization protein HflD, with amino-acid sequence MIKKINSITLSLAGICQSVYLVQSLAYSGKCDNHSFKICLESILQTNPTSVISIYGNNKKNLIIGLQTLISILGFSNFSYSYIEFMKYIFGMIILEKKLQLNNINKYSLKKKLSTTLEKYSINYDINVLVNELANIYVEIISSLGSRISIKGIRIFLQNLEIQKKIRCLLLAGIRSIVLWKQFGGNELKLIFFRYDIIKKAKKMLCT; translated from the coding sequence GTGATTAAAAAAATTAATTCAATTACATTATCACTTGCAGGTATATGTCAATCAGTATATTTAGTACAAAGTTTAGCTTATTCAGGAAAATGTGATAATCATTCATTTAAAATATGTTTAGAAAGTATTTTACAAACAAATCCAACTTCTGTTATTTCAATATATGGCAATAATAAAAAAAATCTTATTATAGGATTACAAACTTTAATATCTATTCTAGGTTTTTCTAATTTTTCTTATTCATACATTGAATTTATGAAATATATTTTTGGCATGATAATTCTTGAAAAAAAATTACAACTTAATAATATTAATAAATATTCATTAAAAAAAAAATTATCTACTACATTAGAAAAATATAGTATTAATTATGATATTAATGTTTTAGTAAACGAATTAGCTAATATATATGTTGAAATTATTAGCTCTCTAGGTTCTAGAATTTCTATAAAGGGAATAAGAATATTTCTACAGAACCTTGAAATACAAAAAAAAATTCGATGTTTATTATTAGCTGGTATTCGTTCTATAGTATTATGGAAACAATTTGGTGGTAATGAACTTAAGTTAATATTTTTTAGATATGATATTATTAAAAAAGCAAAAAAAATGTTATGTACTTAA
- the lipA gene encoding lipoyl synthase, protein MKMNKDILLKNNISKKLNIIPTKKVCNLQIKLKKPDWIKIKTPINTSRIHKIKSALRKNNLYSVCEEAHCPNLSECFNKGTATFMILGPICTRNCPFCAVSHGIPNPVNTKEPEKLSNAIFDMNINYVVITSVVRDDLYDGGAQHFVNCIQSIRNKNQVKIEILVPDFRGRVDLVLKIFNQSLPDVFNHNIESIPRMYKIIRPGANYKKSLTLLESFKKKYVNIPTKSGLMLGLGETEKEIIQVMQDLYSSGVTLLTVGQYLQPSIHHFPVQRYIPPNEFKRIRKEALSIGFSNAFCGPFVRSSYHASFQSFLSFKKSN, encoded by the coding sequence ATGAAGATGAATAAAGATATTTTATTAAAAAATAATATATCAAAAAAATTAAATATAATTCCAACTAAAAAAGTGTGTAATTTACAAATAAAATTAAAAAAACCTGATTGGATAAAAATTAAGACACCTATTAATACATCTCGTATACACAAAATAAAGAGTGCTTTACGTAAAAATAATTTATATTCTGTTTGTGAAGAAGCACATTGTCCTAATTTATCTGAATGTTTTAATAAAGGAACTGCAACATTTATGATACTAGGACCAATATGTACAAGAAATTGTCCATTTTGCGCAGTTTCTCATGGTATACCAAATCCTGTGAACACTAAAGAACCTGAAAAATTATCTAATGCTATATTTGATATGAATATTAATTATGTAGTAATTACATCAGTAGTACGAGATGATTTATATGATGGAGGAGCTCAACATTTTGTTAATTGTATTCAATCTATTAGAAATAAAAATCAAGTAAAAATAGAAATATTAGTTCCTGATTTTCGAGGAAGAGTAGATTTAGTTCTAAAAATATTTAATCAATCATTACCTGATGTTTTTAATCATAACATAGAAAGCATTCCTAGGATGTATAAAATTATTCGTCCTGGTGCAAATTATAAAAAATCATTAACTTTATTGGAATCATTTAAGAAAAAATATGTTAATATTCCTACAAAATCAGGTTTAATGTTAGGACTTGGTGAAACAGAAAAAGAAATCATTCAAGTAATGCAAGATCTTTATTCAAGTGGAGTAACTTTACTTACAGTGGGGCAATATCTTCAGCCTAGTATTCATCATTTTCCAGTACAACGTTATATACCACCTAACGAATTTAAAAGGATAAGAAAAGAAGCTTTATCTATTGGTTTCTCTAATGCTTTTTGTGGTCCCTTTGTTCGTTCATCATATCATGCTAGTTTTCAATCTTTTTTATCTTTTAAGAAATCAAATTGA